A single Camelus bactrianus isolate YW-2024 breed Bactrian camel chromosome 1, ASM4877302v1, whole genome shotgun sequence DNA region contains:
- the MIS18A gene encoding protein Mis18-alpha isoform X2, with protein sequence MAGAWFPGCCKGCSSASCACGDKGKWSDSSLLGKRLSEDSGRHQLLQKWASMWSSVSGDASVACTERTQREEAAEPAEEEDRPLVFLCSRCRRPLGDSLSWVTSQEDTNCILLRSVSCNVSVDKEQILSKRQNENGCILEPLYCAGCSLSLGYVYRCTPEDLDYKRDLFCLSVEAIESYVLGSSEKQIVSEDKELFNLESRVEIEKSLKQMEDVLKALQTKLWEAESKLSFTSCKS encoded by the exons ATGGCGGGTGCTTGGTTTCCGGGTTGTTGCAAAGGATGCTCCTCTGCTAGCTGTGCATGTGGCGACAAAGGCAAGTGGAGTGACTCCTCGCTGTTAGGCAAGCGGCTCTCCGAAGACTCGGGCCGCCACCAGCTGCTGCAGAAGTGGGCGAGCATGTGGAGCTCCGTGAGCGGGGACGCGTCGGTGGCCTGCACGGAAAGGACGCAGCGCGAGGAGGCTGCGGAGCCGGCCGAGGAGGAGGACAGGCCGCTGGTGTTTCTGTGCTCCCGCTGCCGGCGGCCTCTGGGCGATTCTCTGAGCTGGGTGACGAGCCAGGAGGACACCAACTGCATCCTGCTGCGCT CTGTTTCCTGTAACGTTTCTGTGGATAAGGAACAGATACTGTCCAAACGTCAAAATGAAAATGGTTG CATTCTGGAGCCTTTGTACTGCGCGGGGTGTTCGCTCAGCCTTGGCTACGTTTACAGATGCACACCCGAGGATCTAGACTACAAGAGGGACTTGTTTTGCCTCAGTGTTGAAGCCATTGAAAG TTATGTTTTAGGGTCCTCTGAAAAGCAAATTGTGTCAGAAGATAAAGAGCTTTTTAATCTTGAAAGCAGAGTTGAAATAGAAAAATCTCTAAAGCAG ATGGAGGATGTTTTGAAAGCATTACAAACAAAGCTGTGGGAGGCTGAATCAAAATTGTCCTTTACCAGTTGCAAAAGTTGA
- the MIS18A gene encoding protein Mis18-alpha isoform X1 — MAGAWFPGCCKGCSSASCACGDKGKWSDSSLLGKRLSEDSGRHQLLQKWASMWSSVSGDASVACTERTQREEAAEPAEEEDRPLVFLCSRCRRPLGDSLSWVTSQEDTNCILLRSVSCNVSVDKEQILSKRQNENGCCCFADAVAFLCCSILEPLYCAGCSLSLGYVYRCTPEDLDYKRDLFCLSVEAIESYVLGSSEKQIVSEDKELFNLESRVEIEKSLKQMEDVLKALQTKLWEAESKLSFTSCKS; from the exons ATGGCGGGTGCTTGGTTTCCGGGTTGTTGCAAAGGATGCTCCTCTGCTAGCTGTGCATGTGGCGACAAAGGCAAGTGGAGTGACTCCTCGCTGTTAGGCAAGCGGCTCTCCGAAGACTCGGGCCGCCACCAGCTGCTGCAGAAGTGGGCGAGCATGTGGAGCTCCGTGAGCGGGGACGCGTCGGTGGCCTGCACGGAAAGGACGCAGCGCGAGGAGGCTGCGGAGCCGGCCGAGGAGGAGGACAGGCCGCTGGTGTTTCTGTGCTCCCGCTGCCGGCGGCCTCTGGGCGATTCTCTGAGCTGGGTGACGAGCCAGGAGGACACCAACTGCATCCTGCTGCGCT CTGTTTCCTGTAACGTTTCTGTGGATAAGGAACAGATACTGTCCAAACGTCAAAATGAAAATGGTTG TTGCTGCTTTGCTGACGCTGTGGCGTTTCTGTGCTGCAGCATTCTGGAGCCTTTGTACTGCGCGGGGTGTTCGCTCAGCCTTGGCTACGTTTACAGATGCACACCCGAGGATCTAGACTACAAGAGGGACTTGTTTTGCCTCAGTGTTGAAGCCATTGAAAG TTATGTTTTAGGGTCCTCTGAAAAGCAAATTGTGTCAGAAGATAAAGAGCTTTTTAATCTTGAAAGCAGAGTTGAAATAGAAAAATCTCTAAAGCAG ATGGAGGATGTTTTGAAAGCATTACAAACAAAGCTGTGGGAGGCTGAATCAAAATTGTCCTTTACCAGTTGCAAAAGTTGA